The following proteins come from a genomic window of Sorghum bicolor cultivar BTx623 chromosome 3, Sorghum_bicolor_NCBIv3, whole genome shotgun sequence:
- the LOC8074533 gene encoding isocitrate dehydrogenase [NAD] catalytic subunit 5, mitochondrial, whose translation MALRRLLQGSVLPRVTGRALAPAVAPFSTESGETIRATLFPGDGIGPEIAESVKQVFNVAGVPIEWEEHYVGTEVDPRTESFLTWESLESVRRNKVGLKGPMATPIGKGHRSLNLTLRKELGLYANVRPCNSLPGYKTRYDDVNLVTIRENTEGEYSGLEHQVVRGVVESLKIITRQASLRVAEYAFHYAKANGRERVSAIHKANIMRKTDGLFLKCCREVAAKYPEIQYEEVIIDNCCMTLVKNPGLFDVLVMPNLYGDIISDLCAGLIGGLGLTPSCNIGEGGICLAEAVHGSAPDIAGKNLANPTALMLSAVMMLRHLQFNDKADRIHNAILQTIAEGKYRTADLGGKASTSEFTNAVCEHI comes from the exons ATGGCGCTCCGGAGGCTGCTGCAGGGGAGTGTCCTGCCGCGGGTAACCGGCAGGGCTTTGGCACCGGCCGTGGCGCCGTTTTCAACGGAGTCCGGGGAGACCATCCGTGCCACGCTCTTTCCCGGCGATGGCATCGGGCCAGAGATCGCCGAGTCTGTCAAGCAG GTATTCAATGTTGCAGGGGTACCAATAGAATGGGAAGAACACTATGTCGGTACAGAAGTTGATCCCAGAACAGAGAGTTTTTTGACTTGGGAAAGCCTGGAGTCGGTGCGTAGAAACAAAGTTGGCTTGAAAGGACCTATGGCTACACCTATTGGAAAGGGTCATCGATCTTTGAATCTTACATTAAGGAAAGAACTTGGGCTCTATGCCAATGTCAGACCTTGCAACAGCCTCCCAGGCTACAAGACCAGATATGATGATGTTAACCTTGTGACAATTCGTGAAAATACTGAAGGAGAATATAGTGGTCTTGAGCATCAG GTTGTGAGAGGTGTTGTGGAAAGTTTGAAAATTATTACCCGCCAAGCAAGTTTGAGAGTGGCAGAGTATGCTTTCCATTATGCCAAGGCCAATGGCCGGGAAAGGGTCTCTGCGATCCACAAAGCCAATATTATGAGGAAGACAGATGGTCTTTTCCTCAAG TGTTGCCGTGAAGTGGCTGCGAAGTACCCTGAAATTCAATATGAGGAAGTCATCATAGACAATTGCTGTATGACG CTTGTGAAGAATCCTGGTCTTTTTGATGTTCTAGTGATGCCAAATCTCTATGGTGACATTATTAGCGATCTATGTGCTGGTTTGATCGGGGGCTTGGGCCTAACACCCAG TTGCAATATTGGTGAAGGCGGCATTTGTCTGGCAGAAGCTGTTCATGGTTCTGCTCCTGATATTGCTGGCAAG AACCTCGCGAACCCGACTGCTCTTATGCTGAGTGCTGTCATGATGTTGCGCCACTTGCAATTCAACGACAAAGCAGACCGGATCCACAACGCCATCCTTCAGACCATCGCTGAGGGAAAGTACAGGACTGCTGATCTTGGTGGAAAGGCATCGACATCAGAGTTTACAAACGCAGTCTGTGAACACATCTGA
- the LOC8074532 gene encoding protein KRTCAP2 homolog has protein sequence MASTGRSMLLSLLLFAVTLSLLEMYRAKFASSELMTIAGGFVCSLLFLLLLTFIGNYQEASGDRTGWGAVVVAQLVALIVAGTVHRVCITTCFLFSAGLLYEVDKLSGMILARSESKVRRH, from the exons ATGGCGAGCACGGGGCGGTCGATGCTGCTGTCCCTGCTGCTCTTCGCAGTGACGCTGTCGCTGCTGGAGATGTACAGAGCCAAGTTCGCCTCGTCGGAGCTCATGACCATCGCCGGTGGATTCGTCTGCTCCCTTCTCTTCCTGCTACTCCTCACC tttattggaaactaccAAGAAGCTAGTGGAGATAGAACTGGGTGGGGTGCAG TTGTTGTAGCACAACTTGTAGCTCTTATTGTAGCTGGCACTGTCCACCGTGTCTGTATCACAACATG CTTCCTGTTTTCCGCTGGACTCCTTTACGAGGTTGACAAGCTCTCTGGCATGATACTTGCGAGGAGCGAGTCTAAGGTGAGGCGGCACTGA